From Gemmatimonadaceae bacterium, the proteins below share one genomic window:
- a CDS encoding ABC transporter ATP-binding protein — MIEIKKLTKQYGDFVAVKGIDLVVPRGELFGFLGPNGAGKTTTLRMMAGILKPTSGAISVAGVDLIGDPVRAKSKLGFIPDRPFIYEKLTGSEFLRFVAGLYDQEGPEVEHRARELLALFDLEQWRDELVESYSHGMRQKLIISSAFVHRPEVIVVDEPMVGLDPKAARILKDLFREYTRRGHTIIFSTHTLEVAESLCDRLAIIVQGEIKAYGTMRDLREQLQGGEKGLEELFLRLTGENAARDLVDVLDA, encoded by the coding sequence ATGATCGAGATCAAGAAGCTGACCAAGCAGTACGGCGACTTCGTGGCCGTGAAGGGCATCGACCTCGTGGTGCCGCGCGGCGAACTCTTCGGGTTTCTCGGGCCGAACGGCGCGGGCAAGACGACGACGCTGCGCATGATGGCCGGCATCCTCAAGCCGACCAGCGGCGCCATCTCCGTGGCGGGCGTGGACCTCATCGGAGATCCAGTGCGCGCCAAGTCCAAGCTTGGCTTCATTCCTGACCGGCCGTTCATCTATGAGAAGCTGACCGGTTCGGAGTTCCTGCGATTTGTCGCAGGGCTGTACGACCAGGAAGGCCCCGAGGTCGAGCACCGCGCACGCGAGTTGCTGGCGCTGTTCGACCTCGAGCAGTGGCGCGACGAGTTGGTGGAGAGCTACTCGCACGGCATGCGGCAGAAGCTGATCATCTCCAGCGCCTTCGTGCATCGGCCCGAGGTGATTGTCGTGGACGAGCCGATGGTGGGCCTCGACCCCAAGGCGGCGCGCATCCTCAAGGACCTGTTCCGCGAGTACACGCGCCGCGGCCACACCATCATCTTCTCGACGCACACGCTGGAGGTGGCCGAGTCGCTCTGCGACCGCCTGGCCATCATCGTGCAGGGCGAGATCAAGGCGTACGGGACGATGCGCGACCTGCGTGAGCAGCTGCAGGGCGGCGAGAAGGGGCTCGAGGAACTGTTCCTCCGTCTGACGGGCGAGAACGCGGCGCGGGACCTGGTGGATGTCCTCGACGCCTGA